A genomic window from Dechloromonas sp. A34 includes:
- a CDS encoding L,D-transpeptidase family protein, with amino-acid sequence MASRKYLILGLASCLVGGFLVYQWQSSKPEDISPHPSLTLSSTLSLPAEISTKANGLLPATTSDSGPEAQLAGIFKEIEENRLHNALQLTENLLRQHPNYRLANLIKGDLLLARAHPIQTFGALSDAPADKVADLRAEAIVRLKGYREKPEASFVPRYLLQMQPDQRFAIVVDTKRSRLYVYENDKSHGGRPRFVADYYITHGKLGAEKLVEGDKKTPVGVYHVTANLPRQKLTDLYGSGAFPINYPNEWDRQQGRGGSGIWLHGTPSDTFARPPNASDGCVVLTNQDLDAVAKNLQVGLTPVIISNSVEWLSLDDWVKERDELNHAIDTWRTDWESRNAERYLKHYSKRFKSSDQDYEAFATQKKQLNASKEWIKVKLDNLSVFRNPGKEEIVVVTFDQDYRSNNLNNQMKKRQYWLREDGKWKIIYEGSA; translated from the coding sequence ATGGCAAGCCGCAAGTACCTCATTCTCGGACTGGCGAGCTGCCTGGTCGGCGGCTTTCTGGTCTATCAGTGGCAGTCCTCGAAGCCGGAAGATATCTCACCGCACCCGTCGCTGACCTTGTCATCGACGCTTTCGCTGCCGGCCGAAATCTCGACCAAGGCCAATGGCCTGCTCCCGGCAACGACTTCGGATTCTGGTCCGGAAGCCCAACTAGCCGGGATCTTCAAGGAAATTGAAGAAAATCGACTGCACAATGCGCTGCAACTGACTGAGAACTTGCTTCGCCAACACCCGAATTACCGCTTGGCCAACCTGATCAAGGGCGACCTGCTGCTCGCCCGCGCCCATCCGATCCAGACTTTCGGGGCGCTCAGCGACGCACCGGCAGACAAGGTCGCCGACCTGAGGGCGGAGGCTATCGTCCGCCTCAAGGGCTACCGCGAAAAGCCGGAAGCCAGCTTCGTGCCGCGCTACCTGCTGCAGATGCAGCCCGACCAGCGCTTCGCCATCGTCGTCGACACCAAGCGCTCGCGCCTCTATGTCTATGAAAACGACAAGTCTCATGGCGGCCGGCCGCGCTTCGTTGCCGACTACTACATCACCCACGGCAAGCTGGGTGCCGAAAAGCTGGTCGAAGGCGACAAGAAAACTCCGGTCGGCGTCTATCACGTGACCGCCAACCTGCCCCGCCAGAAGCTGACCGACCTCTACGGCAGCGGCGCCTTCCCGATCAACTACCCGAACGAATGGGACCGCCAGCAAGGGCGCGGTGGTAGCGGCATCTGGCTGCACGGCACGCCGTCGGACACCTTCGCCCGACCACCGAACGCCTCGGATGGCTGCGTCGTGCTGACCAACCAGGATCTCGACGCCGTCGCCAAGAACCTGCAGGTCGGCCTGACTCCCGTGATCATCAGCAACTCCGTCGAATGGCTGTCGCTTGACGACTGGGTCAAGGAGCGTGACGAACTGAACCACGCGATCGACACCTGGCGCACCGACTGGGAAAGCCGGAACGCCGAGCGCTACCTGAAGCATTACTCGAAGCGCTTCAAGTCCAGCGACCAGGATTACGAAGCGTTCGCGACCCAGAAGAAACAACTCAACGCCAGCAAGGAATGGATCAAGGTCAAGCTCGACAACCTGTCCGTATTCCGCAATCCCGGCAAGGAAGAAATCGTCGTCGTCACCTTCGACCAGGACTACCGCAGCAACAATCTGAACAATCAGATGAAGAAGCGCCAGTACTGGCTGCGTGAAGATGGCAAGTGGAAAATCATTTACGAAGGAAGTGCCTGA
- a CDS encoding tetratricopeptide repeat protein: MTIKSLSQPRFQQLKTLRALAIGLAIGFAVPAFADNLPEVQRLIKQGQYPQALEKVDAYLSSRPKDAQGRFLKGLIFTEMNKPAEAIAVFTKLSEDYPELPEPYNNLAVLYAQQKQYDKARTALEMAIRTHPSYAIAYENLGDVYAKLASQAYDKALQLDNSNAATQNKLALIRDLITTSGKGNVKPPPPAPAPVAAAPAATVKPVVAPTASVVTSTPGAASTAPAKIAEAKPTPAAAPTPAPAKADGASDDVAKAISAWASAWSRKDMKAYLAAYASDFNTPKGISRKAWETEREDRIAGKAGKISVTVDEPQIAINGDKATAKFRQHYTAPGLSSSTLKTLVLVRSNNKWLIKEENAR, translated from the coding sequence ATGACCATCAAATCCCTGTCCCAGCCCCGTTTTCAGCAGCTCAAGACGCTGCGTGCACTGGCTATCGGCCTGGCCATCGGCTTCGCCGTGCCAGCGTTTGCCGACAACCTGCCGGAAGTCCAGCGCCTGATCAAGCAGGGCCAGTACCCGCAGGCGCTGGAAAAGGTAGATGCCTACCTGAGCAGCCGCCCCAAGGATGCCCAGGGCCGCTTCCTGAAGGGTCTGATTTTCACCGAAATGAACAAGCCGGCCGAGGCCATCGCCGTCTTCACCAAGCTCTCCGAAGACTACCCGGAGCTGCCCGAGCCCTATAACAACCTGGCCGTGCTCTACGCCCAGCAGAAACAATACGACAAGGCGCGCACGGCGCTCGAAATGGCCATAAGGACTCATCCCTCCTACGCCATCGCCTACGAAAACCTCGGTGACGTCTATGCCAAGCTGGCCAGCCAGGCCTACGACAAGGCGCTGCAACTGGACAATTCCAACGCCGCCACCCAGAACAAGCTGGCCCTGATTCGCGATCTGATCACCACTTCCGGCAAGGGTAACGTCAAGCCGCCCCCACCGGCACCCGCTCCGGTCGCCGCCGCCCCGGCCGCCACCGTCAAACCGGTCGTCGCCCCGACTGCCAGCGTCGTCACCTCGACGCCGGGCGCCGCCTCGACCGCCCCGGCCAAGATCGCCGAAGCCAAGCCGACGCCGGCCGCAGCACCAACGCCTGCGCCCGCCAAAGCGGATGGCGCCAGCGACGACGTCGCCAAGGCCATCTCGGCCTGGGCCAGCGCCTGGTCGCGCAAGGACATGAAGGCCTACCTGGCCGCCTATGCCTCCGATTTCAACACCCCCAAGGGCATCAGCCGCAAGGCCTGGGAAACCGAGCGCGAAGACCGCATCGCCGGCAAGGCGGGCAAGATTTCGGTGACCGTTGACGAGCCCCAGATTGCGATCAATGGCGACAAGGCCACGGCTAAGTTCCGCCAACACTACACGGCGCCCGGTCTGAGCAGTTCGACGCTCAAGACGCTGGTTCTGGTCCGCTCCAATAACAAATGGCTTATCAAGGAAGAAAACGCGCGCTGA
- a CDS encoding peptidylprolyl isomerase has product MLKNISALAAGLLASLAVWAAPTVEMTTNLGKITLELFPEKAPKTVEIFLYNAKHGFYESTIFHRVINGFMIQGGGFSTAMEEKKVLTPALQNEATNGMENDRGTVAMARTQDPHSARVQFFINLKDNDFLNHRTSADPRGWGYTVFGKVTQGMDVVDKIAKVPTGNAGYYQDVPTTPVVIQSVKIISEK; this is encoded by the coding sequence ATGCTGAAAAATATCTCCGCCCTGGCCGCCGGCCTGCTGGCGTCGCTGGCCGTGTGGGCCGCCCCGACCGTCGAAATGACGACCAACCTGGGCAAGATCACGCTGGAACTGTTCCCAGAGAAGGCACCGAAGACCGTCGAGATCTTCCTCTACAACGCCAAGCACGGCTTTTATGAGTCGACCATTTTCCATCGCGTGATCAACGGCTTCATGATCCAGGGTGGCGGTTTCAGCACGGCCATGGAAGAGAAGAAGGTACTGACCCCGGCCCTGCAGAACGAAGCCACCAACGGCATGGAGAACGACCGCGGCACCGTCGCCATGGCGCGCACCCAAGATCCGCATTCGGCCCGCGTCCAGTTCTTCATCAACCTCAAGGACAACGACTTCCTGAACCACCGCACCTCCGCCGATCCGCGCGGCTGGGGCTACACCGTCTTCGGCAAGGTGACCCAGGGCATGGACGTGGTCGACAAGATTGCCAAGGTGCCGACCGGCAACGCTGGCTATTACCAAGACGTTCCGACGACCCCCGTGGTCATCCAGAGCGTCAAAATCATTTCCGAAAAATAA
- the grpE gene encoding nucleotide exchange factor GrpE, which translates to MSNPEPPQDPLLGTEAITEPVAEAVAEEHTDTLPSIEEQFRSLELKAAEHYDAWLRAKAEGENIRRRAQDDISKAHKFAVEKFAGELLAVKDSLEAALAVPEQTVDSFKSGVELTLKQLVSAFEKNALVEVNPLGEKFDPHKHQAIGMVDSEQEANTVVTVLQKGYLIAERTLRPALVMVAKPKS; encoded by the coding sequence ATGTCCAACCCCGAACCCCCCCAGGATCCTTTGCTGGGAACCGAAGCTATCACCGAACCCGTTGCCGAAGCAGTAGCTGAAGAGCACACCGACACACTGCCCAGCATTGAGGAACAGTTCCGCTCCCTCGAGCTGAAGGCCGCCGAACACTACGACGCCTGGCTGCGCGCCAAGGCCGAAGGCGAAAATATCCGCCGCCGTGCCCAGGATGACATTTCCAAAGCCCACAAGTTTGCGGTCGAGAAATTCGCCGGCGAACTGCTGGCCGTCAAGGACAGCCTGGAAGCAGCCCTGGCAGTGCCGGAACAAACCGTCGACAGCTTCAAGTCCGGCGTCGAACTGACGCTGAAGCAGTTGGTGTCCGCCTTCGAAAAGAACGCCCTGGTCGAAGTCAATCCGCTCGGCGAAAAATTCGATCCGCACAAGCATCAGGCGATCGGCATGGTGGATTCGGAGCAGGAAGCCAACACTGTCGTCACCGTGTTGCAGAAGGGCTACCTGATCGCCGAGCGCACACTGCGCCCTGCCCTGGTCATGGTCGCCAAGCCGAAGTCTTGA
- the dnaK gene encoding molecular chaperone DnaK — protein MGKIIGIDLGTTNSCVAIMEGGQPKVIENSEGARTTPSVIGYAEDGEILSGAPAKRQAVTNPMNTLYAVKRLIGRRFEEKEVQKDISLMPYKIVKADNGDAWVQVRDKKIAPPQVSAEVLRKMKKTAEDYLGEEVTEAVITVPAYFNDSQRQATKDAGRIAGLEVKRIINEPTAAALAFGMDKAPGKDRKIAVYDLGGGTFDISIIEIADVDGEKQFEVLATNGDTFLGGEDFDQRLIDYIIDEFKKESGVNLKADVLALQRLKEAAEKAKIELSSSQQTEINLPYITADASGPKHLALKITRAKFESLVDELIERTMAPCVTALKDAGCKISDIDDIILVGGQSRMPKVQEKVKEIFGKEPRKDVNPDEAVAVGAAIQGGVLQGEVKDVLLLDVTPLSLGIETLGGIMTKLIQKNTTIPTKASQVFSTADDNQSAVTIHVLQGEREVASGNKSLGQFNLEGIPPSPRGMPQIEVIFDIDANGIMHVTAKDKATGKENKITIKANSGLSEAEIQAMVKDAELHAEDDKKVHELADARNQADGMVHMVKKSLTEYGDKLDAAEKATIEAAIKDVEDVLREGDKEVITAKTEALAAAAQKLGEKMYAQQQAEGAAGGAAPGGEQQAKKDEGDVVDAEFTEVKDKK, from the coding sequence ATGGGCAAGATCATTGGTATTGACCTGGGCACCACCAACAGCTGCGTCGCCATCATGGAAGGCGGCCAGCCGAAGGTCATCGAAAACTCCGAAGGCGCGCGCACCACGCCGTCCGTTATCGGTTACGCCGAAGATGGCGAGATTCTTTCCGGCGCCCCGGCCAAGCGCCAGGCCGTGACCAACCCGATGAACACGCTGTACGCCGTCAAGCGTCTGATCGGCCGTCGCTTCGAGGAGAAGGAAGTCCAGAAGGACATCTCCCTGATGCCCTACAAGATCGTCAAGGCCGACAACGGCGACGCCTGGGTCCAGGTGCGCGACAAGAAGATCGCCCCGCCACAGGTGTCCGCCGAAGTACTGCGCAAGATGAAGAAAACCGCCGAAGACTACCTCGGCGAAGAAGTCACCGAAGCCGTCATCACCGTGCCGGCCTACTTCAACGACAGCCAGCGCCAGGCCACCAAGGACGCCGGCCGCATCGCCGGCCTCGAAGTCAAGCGCATCATCAACGAACCGACCGCAGCCGCCCTTGCCTTCGGCATGGACAAGGCCCCGGGCAAGGATCGCAAGATCGCCGTCTATGACCTCGGCGGCGGCACCTTCGACATCTCGATCATCGAAATCGCCGATGTCGATGGCGAAAAGCAGTTCGAAGTGCTGGCCACCAACGGCGACACCTTCCTCGGTGGCGAAGACTTCGACCAGCGCCTGATCGACTACATCATCGACGAGTTCAAGAAGGAATCCGGCGTCAATCTGAAGGCTGACGTGCTGGCCCTGCAGCGCCTCAAGGAAGCCGCCGAAAAGGCCAAGATCGAACTGTCTTCCAGCCAGCAGACCGAAATCAACCTGCCCTACATCACCGCCGACGCTTCCGGCCCGAAGCACCTGGCACTGAAGATCACCCGTGCCAAGTTCGAATCGCTGGTCGATGAACTGATCGAGCGCACCATGGCGCCTTGCGTCACCGCGCTGAAGGATGCCGGCTGCAAGATCAGCGACATCGACGACATCATCCTGGTCGGCGGCCAGTCGCGCATGCCCAAGGTCCAGGAGAAGGTCAAGGAAATCTTCGGCAAGGAGCCGCGCAAGGACGTCAATCCGGATGAAGCGGTCGCCGTCGGCGCTGCCATTCAGGGCGGCGTGCTGCAGGGCGAAGTCAAGGACGTGCTCCTGCTCGACGTCACCCCGCTCTCGCTCGGCATTGAAACCCTGGGCGGCATCATGACCAAGCTGATCCAGAAGAACACGACGATCCCGACCAAGGCCAGCCAAGTCTTCTCGACCGCCGACGACAACCAGTCCGCCGTGACCATCCACGTCCTGCAGGGTGAGCGGGAAGTCGCTTCCGGCAACAAGAGCCTCGGTCAGTTCAACCTGGAAGGCATCCCGCCGTCGCCGCGCGGCATGCCGCAGATCGAAGTCATCTTCGACATCGACGCCAACGGCATCATGCACGTGACTGCCAAGGACAAGGCGACCGGCAAGGAAAACAAGATCACCATCAAGGCCAACTCCGGTTTGTCCGAAGCCGAAATCCAGGCCATGGTCAAGGATGCCGAACTGCACGCAGAAGACGACAAGAAGGTGCACGAACTGGCCGATGCCCGCAACCAAGCCGACGGCATGGTGCACATGGTCAAGAAATCGCTGACCGAATATGGCGACAAGCTCGATGCGGCCGAAAAGGCCACCATCGAAGCCGCCATCAAGGATGTCGAGGACGTGCTGCGCGAGGGTGACAAGGAAGTCATCACCGCCAAGACCGAAGCCTTGGCCGCCGCTGCCCAGAAACTGGGTGAAAAGATGTATGCCCAGCAGCAGGCTGAAGGCGCCGCTGGCGGTGCCGCACCGGGAGGCGAGCAGCAAGCCAAGAAGGACGAAGGCGACGTGGTGGATGCCGAGTTCACCGAGGTCAAGGACAAGAAATAA
- a CDS encoding peptidylprolyl isomerase has translation MIKLTTNHGVITLNLDAEKAPKTVANFLAYVEAGHYDNTIFHRVIKNFMIQGGGMEPGMNQKPCQAPIENEAANGLKNKRGSIAMARTNDPHSATAQFFINTVDNDFLDFKSPSGQGWGYCVFGEVVEGMDVVDKIRAVKTGNKGFHQDVPAEDVIIEKAEIV, from the coding sequence ATGATCAAGCTCACCACCAACCACGGTGTCATCACTCTGAACCTAGACGCCGAGAAGGCCCCGAAGACGGTCGCCAACTTTCTCGCCTACGTCGAGGCCGGCCATTACGACAACACCATTTTCCACCGCGTCATCAAGAACTTCATGATCCAGGGTGGCGGCATGGAGCCGGGCATGAACCAGAAGCCGTGCCAGGCCCCGATCGAGAACGAGGCCGCCAACGGCCTGAAGAACAAGCGCGGCAGCATCGCCATGGCCCGCACCAATGACCCGCACTCGGCCACTGCCCAGTTCTTCATCAACACCGTCGACAACGACTTCCTCGACTTCAAGTCGCCGTCCGGCCAGGGCTGGGGCTATTGCGTGTTCGGCGAAGTGGTCGAAGGCATGGACGTCGTCGACAAGATCCGCGCCGTCAAGACCGGCAACAAGGGCTTCCATCAGGACGTGCCGGCCGAGGACGTGATCATCGAGAAGGCCGAAATCGTTTGA
- the cysS gene encoding cysteine--tRNA ligase: MLKIYNSLKREKQVFAPIEANKVRMYVCGMTVYDYCHLGHARVMVVFDMVYRWLKASGYDVTYVRNITDIDDKIIRRAAENGETIQQLTNRFIAYMHEDADALGVLRPDHEPRATEYVPEMLDLIGKLESNGLAYHAADGDVNYAVRKFDGYGKLSGKSLDDLRAGERVEVDSAKQDPLDFVLWKHAKPGEPAWESPWGEGRPGWHIECSAMSSKLLGQHFDIHGGGQDLQFPHHENEIAQSEGANCCTFVNYWMHNGFVRVDNEKMSKSLGNFFTIRTVLEQYDAEVIRFFILRAHYRSALNYSDAHLDDAKRSLDGLYFALRDVPPAKIAIDWNNDFAARFAAALNEDFDSHGAIAVLFELAGEVNRQRSAELSGLLKALGGVIGLLEREPMAYLRANAGNGGGLDEAVIEQLIADRAAAKKARNFAEADRIRDELKAGGIVLDDSAQGTSWRRA, encoded by the coding sequence ATGCTCAAAATCTACAATTCCCTGAAGCGCGAAAAGCAGGTTTTCGCCCCGATCGAAGCCAACAAGGTTCGCATGTATGTCTGCGGGATGACGGTGTACGACTACTGCCACCTCGGTCATGCCCGGGTGATGGTCGTTTTCGACATGGTCTATCGCTGGCTGAAGGCCTCCGGGTACGACGTGACCTATGTCCGCAACATCACCGACATCGACGATAAGATCATCCGGCGCGCCGCGGAAAATGGCGAAACGATCCAGCAACTGACCAATCGTTTCATCGCCTACATGCACGAGGACGCCGATGCGCTGGGCGTGCTTCGCCCGGATCACGAGCCGCGGGCGACCGAATACGTGCCGGAAATGCTCGATCTGATCGGCAAGCTGGAGAGCAATGGCCTGGCCTACCACGCCGCCGACGGCGACGTGAATTACGCGGTGCGCAAGTTCGATGGCTACGGCAAGCTGTCCGGCAAGTCGCTCGACGACCTGCGGGCCGGTGAGCGGGTCGAGGTCGATTCGGCCAAGCAGGATCCGCTCGATTTCGTGCTCTGGAAACATGCCAAGCCGGGCGAGCCGGCTTGGGAATCGCCGTGGGGCGAGGGCCGTCCGGGCTGGCACATCGAATGTTCGGCGATGAGTTCGAAGCTGCTCGGCCAGCATTTCGACATCCATGGTGGCGGCCAGGACCTGCAGTTCCCGCACCACGAGAATGAAATCGCCCAGTCCGAAGGCGCCAACTGCTGCACCTTCGTCAATTACTGGATGCACAACGGTTTCGTCCGCGTCGACAACGAGAAGATGTCGAAGTCGCTGGGCAATTTCTTCACCATTCGCACCGTGCTCGAACAATACGACGCCGAGGTGATCCGCTTCTTCATCCTGCGGGCCCATTACCGCAGCGCGCTGAACTACTCGGATGCCCACCTCGACGATGCCAAGCGCAGCCTCGATGGTCTTTATTTCGCGCTGCGCGATGTGCCGCCGGCCAAGATCGCTATCGACTGGAACAATGATTTCGCCGCCCGTTTCGCAGCCGCGCTGAATGAGGATTTCGATTCGCATGGTGCGATTGCCGTGCTCTTCGAACTGGCCGGCGAAGTGAACCGCCAGCGTAGTGCCGAACTGTCTGGTCTGCTCAAGGCGCTGGGCGGCGTGATCGGCTTGCTCGAACGCGAACCGATGGCCTACCTGCGCGCCAATGCGGGAAATGGCGGGGGGCTGGACGAGGCGGTCATCGAGCAGTTGATCGCTGACCGTGCCGCAGCCAAGAAAGCCAGAAATTTTGCCGAGGCCGATCGCATTCGCGACGAACTGAAGGCCGGCGGCATCGTGCTCGACGACAGTGCCCAGGGAACTAGCTGGCGTCGGGCCTGA
- the dnaJ gene encoding molecular chaperone DnaJ, giving the protein MSKRDFYEILGVNRDASEDEIKKAYRKLAMKHHPDRNPDNPAAEEKFKEAKEAYEILSDGQKRAAYDQYGHAGIDPQSGMGGGGFGGGGFSDAFGGIFDEIFGGRAGGGGGGGRSNIYRGADLRYNLEITLEQAAHGTETKIRIPTMEVCEPCHGTGAKAGTQPKTCPTCNGSGQVRLQQGFFSIQQTCHKCHGTGRFIADPCKSCGGAGRIKQHKTLAVKIPAGVDEGDRIRLAGEGEHGVNGGPPGDLYVQIHLKPHAVFTRDHNDLHCEMPISFTTAALGGEIEIPTLDGAAGIKIPGETQSGRVFRLRGKGIKGVRSHTHGDLMCHVVVETPINLTDRQKELLRELEESSRDSGAKHNPRAKSWMDKVKDFFGE; this is encoded by the coding sequence ATGTCAAAACGCGACTTTTACGAAATTCTCGGCGTCAATCGCGACGCCAGCGAAGACGAAATCAAGAAGGCCTATCGCAAGCTGGCCATGAAGCACCACCCCGACCGCAACCCGGACAATCCGGCGGCCGAGGAGAAATTCAAGGAAGCCAAGGAAGCCTACGAGATCCTGTCGGACGGCCAGAAACGCGCTGCCTACGACCAGTACGGCCACGCCGGCATCGATCCGCAGTCCGGCATGGGCGGTGGCGGTTTTGGCGGCGGCGGGTTCTCCGACGCCTTCGGCGGCATATTCGACGAGATCTTCGGCGGCCGCGCCGGTGGCGGCGGTGGTGGAGGCCGCTCCAATATCTACCGCGGCGCCGACCTGCGCTATAACCTGGAAATCACGCTCGAACAGGCGGCTCACGGTACGGAAACCAAGATTCGCATTCCGACCATGGAAGTCTGCGAACCGTGTCATGGCACCGGCGCCAAGGCCGGCACCCAGCCGAAAACCTGCCCGACCTGTAACGGTTCCGGCCAGGTCCGCCTGCAACAGGGCTTTTTCTCGATCCAGCAGACCTGCCACAAGTGTCACGGCACCGGTCGCTTCATTGCCGATCCCTGCAAGAGCTGCGGCGGTGCGGGGCGCATCAAGCAACACAAGACGCTGGCGGTGAAGATTCCGGCTGGGGTCGACGAGGGCGATCGCATCCGGCTGGCCGGCGAAGGCGAACATGGCGTCAATGGTGGCCCGCCGGGCGACCTCTACGTCCAGATTCACCTCAAGCCGCATGCGGTATTCACCCGCGACCACAACGACCTGCATTGCGAAATGCCGATTTCCTTCACCACGGCCGCCCTCGGTGGCGAAATCGAGATTCCGACGCTGGATGGTGCCGCCGGCATCAAGATCCCCGGCGAAACTCAGTCGGGACGGGTTTTCCGCCTGCGTGGCAAGGGTATCAAGGGCGTCCGTAGCCACACCCATGGCGACCTGATGTGCCATGTTGTGGTGGAGACGCCGATCAACCTGACCGACCGCCAGAAGGAATTGCTGCGCGAACTGGAGGAATCCAGCCGCGACAGTGGCGCGAAACACAATCCCCGCGCCAAGTCGTGGATGGACAAGGTCAAGGATTTCTTCGGCGAGTGA
- a CDS encoding ABC transporter substrate-binding protein: MQRLKRLAAIGTLAFSALNCAADPGVTDTSITIGMSAPFSGPNAAYGLDMRQTIQNYFEQLNKNGGVNGRKLELVALDDGYETERTVANTKTLLKEKNAFALLSYYGSSPTTEAMNTVFGPAKVPLVGTISGAATLREPISGNPNSRYMFNVRASYADETDTIVNQLVSLGLKSIAVFYQNDGFGKSGLEGITTALKKHNLAPSAVGTVERNSVDVSKALEPIAKANPQAVIMVTLYKPTAAFVKAMKKSGQNPMFMTLSPVGTEQLVQELGPEARGIGISQVAPYPWNDSAPAVREYQKLVAKPGSYSYYGMEAYLMARTMVEGLKRAGKDLSRDKLVSALESMGGVDFGGYRVNYTPASRVGSRFVELTVIGPGGKVLR; the protein is encoded by the coding sequence ATGCAACGCCTGAAGCGGCTCGCCGCAATCGGAACACTTGCCTTTTCAGCACTCAATTGTGCGGCTGATCCCGGCGTCACCGATACTTCGATCACCATTGGCATGTCAGCCCCTTTCTCCGGCCCGAATGCCGCTTATGGCCTGGACATGCGCCAGACGATCCAGAACTATTTCGAGCAGCTGAACAAGAACGGCGGGGTCAACGGCCGCAAACTCGAATTGGTCGCCCTCGATGACGGTTACGAAACCGAGCGCACGGTGGCCAACACCAAGACCCTGCTCAAGGAGAAAAACGCCTTCGCGCTCCTCTCCTACTACGGCTCGAGCCCGACGACCGAAGCCATGAATACCGTCTTCGGCCCAGCCAAGGTGCCACTGGTCGGCACCATCTCTGGCGCCGCGACGTTGCGTGAGCCAATCTCCGGCAACCCGAATTCGCGCTACATGTTCAATGTCCGCGCCAGCTACGCCGACGAAACGGACACCATCGTCAATCAACTGGTCTCGCTCGGCCTGAAAAGCATTGCCGTGTTTTACCAAAATGACGGCTTCGGAAAATCGGGTCTGGAAGGCATCACGACGGCCCTGAAGAAGCACAACCTAGCACCATCGGCGGTCGGCACCGTCGAACGCAACTCCGTCGATGTCAGCAAAGCGCTGGAACCGATCGCCAAGGCCAATCCGCAGGCGGTGATCATGGTCACGCTGTACAAGCCGACCGCCGCCTTCGTCAAGGCCATGAAGAAATCCGGACAGAACCCGATGTTCATGACCCTGTCGCCGGTCGGCACCGAGCAATTGGTCCAGGAACTCGGCCCCGAAGCGCGCGGCATCGGTATTTCCCAAGTCGCACCTTATCCCTGGAACGATTCGGCACCGGCCGTCCGCGAATACCAGAAGCTGGTCGCCAAGCCGGGCAGCTACTCGTACTACGGCATGGAAGCCTACCTGATGGCCCGGACCATGGTCGAAGGCCTGAAGCGCGCCGGCAAGGATCTCAGCCGCGACAAGCTGGTCAGCGCCCTGGAAAGCATGGGCGGCGTCGACTTCGGTGGCTACCGCGTCAACTACACGCCAGCCAGCCGAGTCGGCTCGCGTTTCGTCGAACTAACCGTCATTGGTCCGGGCGGCAAGGTACTACGCTAA